The stretch of DNA aaaataaaataaaaatatgaaaaatatactGAAAgatatgaaaatcatataaaaaaattattgaaaaaacTAAACCATTGTTATTTAAAATGATAGACAAGCTGTGAAATAATATTCGTGATGGAATAATTTGTCAAAAAAATTATGTGTCTACAATCATTTGCaaatttaatatcaatatttataatatactTAAGTTCGATAGTCTCATGTTTTGCTACTAGTTATTTGAAAATTAGAAGACAGTATTAATTATTATGTGCATAAAAATTACAATTTATAAgcatttttaaatttcaatagTACTCAATGATACAAACATTAAAATTGAAATCGTATgagatataattaaataactagaAAATATTATctgaaattatttaataatacgAATAAACAAAGCCGGCCGGATATGTGTATGTGTTGCCACTAGCCCAGGGTAAAAATTTGAGGCAGTCATCATAATACAAATACAACATTTTTTTAGTTAAAATcgtgaatttgaaatgaagacAATTTatacctcttttttttttttctcaagtGGGCTTTTAATCATTTTCGAATACTACAGGAGAGAACGTTTTCAAAATAGACCCAAAAATTATGGAACGTGGCTGCAATTGATATGCTAATAGCCATTTACCCCATCTACACAACTCTGGGCAGATAGAATTTTGTCTATCGATTCCTAGTAGACATTCCTCTCGACATATTCGACAAAAATGGGAGGAAAGTTGATCAAACACATGCACTGAACATATTCTGCATTTTCCAAAAAACAGAGGTGATATACCCATAAACAACCAGTGTTCAGCTGCTGAGACTGGAGAGCACTCCTCCAGTTGCGGTAGGAATGACCACCTCCCAGCCAGGTCCTTTAAGTGGAGTGACACTTGGTTTTGACTCGAAATTATCAGTTTCCTCTGAAGAATCAGAAATTAGTAAATCACTACGGTCCAAAACTCTATCCAAGTCTTCGTCACTAATGTCCGTCTGAATCTCTCTTTCcacttcatcttcttcatcacGAAGAAGAGCTATCAGTTCCTCTTCCTGAAACATGCAACAGAATGTGAGAATGATTTTCTCTTGATAGCTTGGTTGTGAACGTCATACAAAAATGACGACTTCAACCGAGGACAAAGTATAAAAACATATGCAATAGCAAAAGATTGCACGTAGCACCAACCGTCATGGAATCAGTTGCATCAGCCTTCGATCGTTCTTGCTTGAACTGTCCCTTCCCAATCACCACATGTTCAAGCCTCAACTTGCTAAAAGCTCGCCTTAACATTCGACCCTGATGGTATAAAATTTAGTTTCTTCAATCAAAATATACGAGCAAAAAAAAATGAACGACATTTGGAACAGATGGAGACTGTGAATTATGAGGCACCTCCACAGATTGAGCAGTAGCCAGCCTGTAAACATGAACAGGTTTTGTTTGACCAATTCTGTGACATCGGTCCATTGCCTGTAAATCCATTTGAGGGTTCTGTAATGCAAGGGCATGTAAATTAATTTTCCTAGGACAGCACTTTATACATAAAAAGAGTAGATGATGTGGAGAAACAGACAaacataaagaaaaaaaaaggaaaacaaaGAACAAGTGGCATGCTTGGAAATAAGTGTGTGTGTACGTCTGTGGTGGGGATAGATATGAAATAAGAGTTGAAGATGGGTACCCAGTCGCTGTCATATAAAATGCAAGTATCAGCAGAAGTAAGATTAATGCCTAGTCCCCCAGCCCGAGTGCTAAGGAGGAAAATTCTATACTCGCTGTCAACGTCATTAAAATCTTGAATCTGTATGTCAGATCAGCAAGTAATCTTAGTTTATATCAATTTCAAAATGTGAAGAGAATAAGCAACAAGCAAAAACATAGAATATCATGAGTCCATGATCACGTTATATATAATCAAGCTTCAAATATTATGAATGACTTGTGATACTTCTAGATGGGATTTCGCTGTTTTCAAACTGCAAATTCCACTCAACACAAAAGTCGGGGAAGAAAAAATCTAATTTCAAAAAACAGAAACAAAAACACATGCGGTGTCAACCAAAAAAGGTGCGATTGCAATTCCAAATGTCCTTGATCACTAGAAAAGAAATGCATGAACCCATAACAATGAAGATAAAGCCAAATTGACACTCATTTAGCACCAGTAAGAAATAGTATTACCTGTCTTCTCCGCTGTTCCAATTTAACATTACCATCAATCCTACAGACTTGAAATCCTTTTTCAGCAAAATAGTAGTCCATTAAATCCAACATTTTGGTCCATTGCGAAAATAATAGAACCTGTTATCCCAGATTGAAATAATGACTAGCCATTTATCACAAAAACTTACATCCACATTAAAAAAGTGGTTCAATTACTTTGTGCTTGCGAGCAAACAGCTTAGTCAGCAATCTGTCCAATAAACGAAATTTGCCACACTGCTCAACTAGCTGTTCCACAGGTGGATAAAAATCTAACAAAAAGCACATAAACTAAAAGATTAGAAATGGATTTTAAACTAATTAGATCATTAAAGTTTTACGAGATAGATAACATACATGAACCATCAAATGCGGACTCCAAAAGGTCAGGGTGGTAGCAGTTCTTTCTAAGTTGAATCACCAGATTATTTAGCTTCCCTTTCATACCATATGCTGCATGTTCACAAAATTTTTCATCAGCATAGATCATCCTGATAAGTCAATTTAATTAGAATGGCCTATTCATCCTTCAAGAATATtagcctataaatagcatgaGAATGGAATTTAATTGTGTAACCAAAGATGTATCAGAACAAACATGCCAGTGCAGGTTAAATACAAAAGTAATATCGTATAATCACCTCGCTGCACCTAGACAAATTCATATTTCAGTTTTTTTTAGAGAGATCCGAGGCTTGAAcaagaaataaataaacaatattaAGAAAGTTATTATACAAATCAGTCATGTGGAGATAAAAATGTAAAGAGATTAACAGTTAAGATAGGTGTTAGGGAAAATTTTGGTGTAGCACTTATTAATAGGAAAATGAAGAGGTTATTACGATATTCTGATTTCTCTCTCAGGTGACCTTCAAGCGTCTTATCAATTAGATGATTCTGGAAGTTCTTCTGATACTGGGTCATCGTGGCGTACAAGATAATTTCCTTTTTCCGTGGGAGCATCTGCTCCACATCTGCTTTCAATCTGCGCAGGAGAAAAGGACGCAATATTGTATGTAGTTTGGCCACCACCTGCAGTGTTAGAAAGTCTCAAATATGATGCTAAGAACATTAATATTCTTCTTTGAAGCTCAGTAGGTTTCCATTAACATACATGTGCCCTTCGTTTTTCTTCCAATTCTTCCTTGATGGCTTCATCACTAGACTTTCCTGACAAATCAAACCTGAAAGAATTCACATCAAAGCAAAAGAATCAGGCAACAAAAGCAGTTTTCATCCATACATAACTTACTGGAATACC from Primulina tabacum isolate GXHZ01 chromosome 3, ASM2559414v2, whole genome shotgun sequence encodes:
- the LOC142539737 gene encoding ATP-dependent DNA helicase DDM1-like, which encodes MADKEVKTEPVADSPTSVLEDEDCTEKIGVVLKDETDANTTDSSPFSKIIEEEEDKLLEARLKKVKEEDGNEVKEVPPLNDIQFTKLDELLTQTQLYSEFLLENMEDITKNEMEDDEKAVQSKRGRGSKRKAAASYNTRKATRAVAAMLTRSKDGVCENTLTEQERAEKEQHELVPSLTGGKLKNYQIKGLKWMISLWQNGLNGILADQMGLGKTIQTISFLAHLKANGLHGPYLIVAPLSTLTNWMSEINRFVPSMDAIIYHGDRKARDEIRRNHMPRTLGPKFPVVITSYEIALNDARKNLRHYSWKYLVVDEGHRLKNSKCLLLKELKYLSVENKLLLTGTPLQNNLAELWSLLNFILPDIFSSHEEFESWFDLSGKSSDEAIKEELEEKRRAHVVAKLHTILRPFLLRRLKADVEQMLPRKKEIILYATMTQYQKNFQNHLIDKTLEGHLREKSEYPYGMKGKLNNLVIQLRKNCYHPDLLESAFDGSYFYPPVEQLVEQCGKFRLLDRLLTKLFARKHKVLLFSQWTKMLDLMDYYFAEKGFQVCRIDGNVKLEQRRRQIQDFNDVDSEYRIFLLSTRAGGLGINLTSADTCILYDSDWNPQMDLQAMDRCHRIGQTKPVHVYRLATAQSVEGRMLRRAFSKLRLEHVVIGKGQFKQERSKADATDSMTEEELIALLRDEEDEVEREIQTDISDEDLDRVLDRSDLLISDSSEETDNFESKPSVTPLKGPGWEVVIPTATGGVLSSLSS